In the Sphingobacterium sp. PCS056 genome, ATTATGTGCAAAACACAATAAAAAACTTATTGTATTGGATCGTCCAAATCCGAATGGTGATCAGGTGGATGGTCCGGTAAGACATGATGATAAGTTTAAATCAGATGTTTCTTGGCATAAAATAGCGATGATCCATGGTTTGACCATTGGTGAATTGGCTAAGATGATCAATGGTGAAAAATGGTTAGAAAATGGCAAACAATGCGATGTGACAATTGTACCTGTTAAAGGATATGACCATAAGATGATGTATGATCTTCCTGTTATTCCTTCGCCTAGTTTGCCTAATCCTCTTTCAGTCAGACTTTATTTGTCATTGTGCCTTTTCGAGGGGACAGATATTTCTGTAGGACGTGGAACGGATTGGCCTTTTCAAATTATTGGTTATACCAATCCAGTGTATGGCTCATTTACTTTTACTCCTGGTGAACGTCACGGTATGACTAAGCATGTAGAAGGTAAAGGTGCTATTAATTATGGGATTGACCTTCGAAGTGTAGTTCCTTCTGAACATAAATTTACCTTAAAATACGTATTGGATTTTTACAAGAAAACTCCAGATAAATCTACTTTTTTCGCTCGACCTGCATTTTTTGATAAACTTGCTGGGACTGATCA is a window encoding:
- a CDS encoding exo-beta-N-acetylmuramidase NamZ domain-containing protein; its protein translation is MKRLFGFLLLMSFLTFTSCASKSVVVNQTSFTSPNKNAQILTGADQLSSYLRMLKGKKVGVMGNQTSIVGASKEHLVDVLLREKVDLKFAFAPEHGFRGDVERGEKFGNDVDSKTGLPLYTLYGGNQKQDSIVNAIDVMIFDLQDVGARFYTYITSLHRVMELCAKHNKKLIVLDRPNPNGDQVDGPVRHDDKFKSDVSWHKIAMIHGLTIGELAKMINGEKWLENGKQCDVTIVPVKGYDHKMMYDLPVIPSPSLPNPLSVRLYLSLCLFEGTDISVGRGTDWPFQIIGYTNPVYGSFTFTPGERHGMTKHVEGKGAINYGIDLRSVVPSEHKFTLKYVLDFYKKTPDKSTFFARPAFFDKLAGTDQLRLQILAGKSEQEIRASWAADLAAYKVMRKKYLLYPDFE